CGTGTGAGAGTTCACAGAGAGTATTAACGGGAAAAGAGAACAGCAGTTGCGAGGTTGTGCGAGTCCCATATTGATTCATCGGGGTCACCAGTCGCCAGTGCCCCTCATCCCTCTGCCTGCTACTCAGTCATCTGACCCCTTTCGCTGCCCGGCTTTCATTCCCTGCTCTGCTTTCCCCCGCTGACCCCCATCTcctaccattttttttttttttttttttaaacttgaaatttaatgattaaaaccGCACCCTTGGATGCAACGATCTGGAAACTCTTTGGAATCCATGAGACTGTTTTAGACGGTAAATGTCTCTTTCATGGcaatgaataaagaaaaaaacaaaacataacaaaacagaTGCCTCAACGACAAAGCAGGGTTTGCAGTAAATTAGGTCATTTTGTGACAGTGGATCACATCTTACCAGGAGATAAAGCATTGCCATGGCAACTTGTCTTGCACACCTAACCCGCTCCTGAGATGGTTATGTCCAGAATAacatgccagtgtgtgtgtaaaattgcTTCTCTTGGATCTTCTAGCATCACCCTTTGTTGAAGGATCTGTGGATCTGTGAACTCCTCAGTTTTGATATGTTGGTGCCTTAATCGGCATGTAATGTGCATTATATATAGCAAATGAGGGCTGTTCAAATATATCACAGCCAAAGTGATTTTGAGGTGTTTAACTTCTTCATTAGCACTGTATAGTTTGTTCTCTGTAACATTTTAAGCTCTGCTCCCTGTCCACTTTTAAAAGATCTCCTGGTTACGTTGGCATTTCTTTAAAGTCCAGATCTCAGTGCAGAGGTCGCTTCCTTTTAAATTGGAGAAACGAAACGCAGAAAACTTACCATGGAACTCGGTGAGCTTTGATTCGAGCACATAGAACTCCAGGTATCTCCTGTACACAGACCAGTGTTCCGTCTCGTGTCccactgcacacaaacaagacagaCAGCGACAACGTTAACTTCCTGTTTGCGACAGTTTGAGAAATGACCTGTAGCGTGGCACCTGATAGCAGAGGCGTGTGCACTGTGGAGCGATGCTTTCGGTAACTACAATTTACAGACATCCCCTGAATGCCTCACACTTGTGCAAAGAAGCCTCAAGCTGCACACACAGATTAAAGAGGAGTTGCCAAAAGAATATGTAGTTTGGAAAGACTGAATGTGATGTGTTCTGTTGTATAGATGGAAgcaatgtataaaaaaaacccagcaatCTTCATTAAAATCACTGCTAATGAGGAATACACTTAATTTCAAGTCTCTTTTGGGAtaaaaatgaagtttgaatcacttataaaaatgttaaaatgaagtAGATAGAATAAGATTAATACTTAATGTGCATGCTGATTTCTGGTATTTTATTTATCGGAATGAAAGACATTATAGTTTATAAGTAAAACTGTGAGCGATCACACTAACTGAGGCAGAAGGACGGGTCCTTTAGGCCTCACCTGCCTTCCTGTCATTGCGCTCCACATCAATACAGAACACGGGAATCCTCTCCCTCTTCACATCGTCGTCGTAGAAATCGATGTAAGGGATTGTGATGTTCCAGGCTGAGAGGTTTCGAGGGGTGCTGGGTGTAGAGGCTGCCTCCATGGGCGAGTCGTCCTCCAGCACCATCATGGCCTCCTCCACCTTGAATGGAAGACAGTGAGGGAGGTTAAGGACAAGCGGAGTACAGTGGTCAAGTGCTGCTCTTTCAAAACACCAGGTAGAACAACCTCCTTTTCTTGGTTCTTCCGAGTTCAACTGTTAAATTCAAACTTATTTACAATTTGAGTTGTTAATGTGTACGTCGGTCTCATTTTATGTGTGTTCTCTTTGTCAGTTTGCAGCTTATAAAGCCATAGACGTGCTGTAGATGTTAGAAATACTGTATGACTCAGCaaacaaaaaagggaaactAAAAAGCAAACACAGGATGTCCTCATCCAGCGAGTACAGGatgaaaaatgtaagaaaaagtaTGATACCGTCTGCTACAAAATCCTGTTTGGCTGCACCATGCACAGAAGATCGGTTACTAAATCTGTTCATACAATATGGTCGGGGAAAAATGTCCTATTTACAtgtgattttcttgtttttcatagtGCTTGGATCCCACGAAACTGCTAATTTATGATAAGCAGACATTATGACGGACAGCAGAGGtaattctgttctattctattcgtACTCTAGAGGTCACACAGGGGAAACAGACTTGATACATTTACTTTCTTTACCCACCAATGCCCCCAAGTGGTGGTGATAGTAACAACACAGTGCTTTGATTGAAATGTCACACCTCGGAATAATTGacattcatttatgtttaaatCCAGACTCGAGTCTAGCAGAGACCTATTGTCATGACAACAGTTTGGATTATGTGTACGTTGCCTTACCATATCATCTTCTCCCTCTACTAAGCCATATGATGGCAGCATGGCTCCCTCCATGGTTGTGCTCTTGAACACTCCTTTGATCTTGCTGCCAATGCGGCTGATCCCAAAAGACTCGCCCCGCTTCGACGTGTTCCTGCAGGCCAAAAATGATGCATTTGTTAGATGATGCacgctgggggggggggagatgtgCATGTGCTGAAGACACAACTTCATAGAGGTTACAACAAAGATAATGTGGACAAGGAAATGGGACAGAAGGAGCAGCATactgcatttaaatgatgattgaacacaggaggaaaaggctcaagtaaaagtaaaaccaaAGTAgccaaagccaaaaaaaaaagttaattcagTCATCTCACAATATTTGGTTGTTTGTTAAAATTGCTGCAGGGCCAAAAAGCTCAACACAGCAATCAGGGATCAGGAAACATGCACAACATCACAGGTGCTCTGTGTGAGTCCCAGTGAGTttaagttaaacaaaaaaaaaaggcttagtGTCATTCTGAATAGACTTCACACTGAAAAGTCATCATGGTCAAAAAACAATAGGGCGTTGTTTGTCTGAACAGCACAACAGAGTCGGACGAGGGGAcacatgacaaataaaaacaggatcCCATGCAGCAGTCCCATCATGCAGGCGTCTGACTGAGACTGGGGTCACACTGGACGACAGTGGACAGCAGGACAGCAGGACAGCAGGACATCACACTGAGCAGCCTGCGACACACGGATGGACCCTGACTTACTTGGGCGATGAGTGGCGGTGGGATAGCGAGCCGTATGGGAAGGTTGTGAAGTTTGTGGACTGGACATGGAGGGAATTAAAAGATGCAGGTGAAGTGCTGCCAGAGGCCGTGAACAGTGAGGACGGGGACTCGGGGCTCCAGTCCCAAGGACTATGAGCAGACCAGGGTCAGGTTCCCGTGGgcaagaggagggagaggaccATGGATCATACCAGGGCAGGCAGTATGGAGGTTGCAGAATCAAGAGTGGACATagagtcacagacacagcatgGTGGTGGAAATACATTTATGGATAGCAGGCACAGTGGAAGAGGGTGGTGGTGTTAGTGCATCGCAGACATGGAGGGAGTTTAGGCTCCTAGTTGGTCAGTATTATTACTATTTCTTCTGTCTCCTTTGAGTGGCATGACTGATGCTCCTTTTTAAATTCTTCCTTAATGAATCAGTTAATAACACGAGTACTTTCATAACCAGAAGAACTGAAACATGGAGCCAGTCAACTGTCATCCCCAGATGTTTTGCTCTGCATGCAATCTTAAGTTTGCTGCaactgaactttgacctttgcaTGTGTTCAGTAGCACGACTCTTGAGTAGCCTGATGATGAATCATCACTCGTGCTATTATTATGCTGGTGTGGACCttgttaaaataattaatttattctTATGGCAGGATATAACAAcattctgtgtttgaatgtggaggataaagtggtagaaaatggatggatggaggaaagAGTGAAGCTCATGTACTGTAAATGAGCCAGCATGTGtcatgtggttttattttatttcattacctTTTATTGATTTTGAACTAAACTATTTAACTGAAGTGACACTGCTGTATTATATTCAAataattcatgttttgtttataaatgtaaaaaaaaaggggaaatatCAGAAGTTACGTaaacaagagaagaagagtACAACGGGTGTTACACTGGTGTTTAAGATACATTTTgtctattaaattaaattaaaataaattaaacaggtGCAGTATGTAACGGTTAAATAGCATCCCCCAATGAAATGATGTATTATCATCAACTAGAGCTTATTGGACTGAACTCCCTGATTGAAATGAACCCCAAGTGGATTTGTAAAGTAAATCTCCCTCTGTAGACCAGTCAGGCAAGAATGGAGTGTATTTTGAATCTtgcgtgcagcagcagcactgctcAGCCAGCCACTGTTTTTGATCAGCACACTGATGCCATATACTCACCGAATGTCATCCAAACTGAGGCTATTTCTGGAACAATATGCACAAGGAGTTAGTGGCAGGGCACCGTGGCCTCATACACACCGCACCCCAGGATAGAAACATGACATTCTATCTCTGTGCTCAACTCAGTTTACCTTTAAATCAACGatcatgatgcaaaataaagtatatataaattGTATTGCTAATTTATGCCTATTGTAAGTCTATATTGAGATAAAATTGGTTGTGTGGcttcatatttatttgtgtatttatactttatattctTCATATtgcagtcatcatcatcaatacaGAGAATTGCAAACATTtctaaatatgtatataatatcaGTACTATTTTAAATTATGGGAACTTCAGATAACACTAATTAATTTTctcttaataaataaatgttaagcATTCTGTGTTTTAATTGCACATTTGATACTAAATGATCAGTGACGCCTACCTGCTCATCTTGGAATTCCTTGCCGGTGACTCAGCGCCTCGTAAGAGCTGGCGAAAGTACTGAAAGGTGACATGAAATCAGAAATTATCGCACAATCAGACACAGCATAGTTTAATTCTGATGTAAATTGCTgtatttaaatagaataaataaaaatcatgacCGCACAATTCATCTGGGGGAAGAACGTGTGgaaaaataatctaataatgTCAGATGATTTTATTTTCCAGACATACTATTCATGCAGGACAGTGTTCTGCTGTGGAACACCAAGCTGTATTCAATGAAACAGCCTCTAAGGGGTGAAATCGCATGGCAGCTTGGCACTAAGCCAGCTGCAGCTCATTGGCCAGTTGCGCCTCTAGTACTGATGACACGGACGATAGCGGTTGGTGGTTGAGACATCGGATGAGGATAATTCCGCAAGAGAGTCAATgaactctttaaaaaaaaagggttaggaaaaaaaaaaaaagatgtagcTTTGTTACATCTGgcacaaataaaatttaaaaaatcagcaTGATATTAATATAAGGTCTGCACTAATACAATCATatttggaaagaaagaaaataacaagAGACGTAATACAGAACAAAACATTTGGTTAATAAAGTCTCAGACACATGCAGTTAAACAGTGCGACACGGTACGAACCTCATCACTGTGACAGAACATGGGGGTGAAAACATTCTCCAGGAGGGACAGGACGTGCTCATAGGCTTCAAATAAACACCTCATGGTCTGCAGTTTCACCACCTCTTCATATGGGCCGTCTGTGACTGGGAAGTGAAACgcaaaatacatttgttaatcAAATTATATCCagaattatacatatatatatgcacttcCCAATCAATTAGAATCACTGTGAGGTAATCCATAACACACTATTGCGTATTTCTTCCACGATAAAGGGGTCGAAGCGGATCTTGTCGACACTCTCGTCCAAACAGTAGGTCTCGAAgatcttcttcacctcctcgtGAAGCAGCATCTTCTCCGAGTCCGACAGCTCCGGGCGCAGTATCTTGTCATTGAATTCCTCTGAGAAgtgaagtaaaaacatttttacacaaagTGTCTTTAGTTAGGTTGACATCACAGCTTCGACAACTTCAAAAAGGCCTCTTTTGAAACCTTACCAACGGAAAGGCAGAACTGAAGCACGTGAACGGCCCCCTCTTGCTTCAAAAAGTTCATGAAACGAAAGAGAAGGTCTTGTTGTTCTCTGATTTCCTTCAACTCGAGCTTCAGCACCTgttgagagaggaagagaagcgTGAACACACTCTGCATACTGGGACTGCAGTAAATAATAGATGTACATGCAGTATCTCGTGgcttatttgatttgattggatGTTGCATGCATTTATGTAGTGAttagaaaataacatttcatcACTAAACGCTTTTACACGAGAGGGAAATAACCTACTGAGGGCTTTTTGTTGCGAGTATCAGAATACTTTTGCAAGAAAGGAACCAGTGTTGAAGTAGGCTCTGTGGCTTCTTCAGGCTTGATGGACAAAGTAGATAACAGACATTTTCAGCAATGACTTTAAGACACACATATAATTAGAGCACACGGGTTAAAAGCATACTTACAGGGGACTTGTCGATGAATATCAAAATTAAATGATTCACTGTGTcctgaaaggaaaataaatactgtcggttacttttttttttttgtactaaaAGAGCACATCTTGCTCAcgataacatcagtaaacatgcACGCTAAATATAAATCCACCCCACTGTGTGTCTAAACTCACAGGATCAGCCAAGTAGTCCATTGAAGGAAGGAAGACAGAACCGGCCAAGACTTCTCTTATTAACAGAGTAAGAGATCTGAAAGGAGTGAGGAGACAAGGGAGCAGGAAATAAGGAAGTGGAAAACAAACGATCCTTATCGacatctgtgttgtgtttatactTCCAGACATTTTCTTAGACGACAAAATGTGCAGATGGGGTCATGGTTTGTGACCCATTTGGATAAATGACTATTACTTATTCTAACTATTACTATTGGTGACATGAGTTACCTGCAGTCTGTAGCCTTAGGTGGCAGAATGTAAGGGAATAGCATCTCTGTCAGCTTTCTGAGGTAGAGAAGCTCATCTCTGCGACTGCGGAGGGCCACGTGAAGGTCAGGACCATATTCCTCCAGGGCAGCTTGCTGAAGACACTCACTGTTCTTTActacaaaaaaagcaaacaggCTAAGTCTATGTTTTCATGTACTGACTCACACAATGGCTTTTCATTTCCATGTGTGCTGGAATGTACCGTTTCACTTCAAAGTGACACATAGACTGTGGGTGGTTGTAGTCAGCAATACCTTTCTGTCTGGCTTTGCTTATTATTTCAATGTGCTTCATGGACACTTTCAGAAGCTTTTGTGTGATGAGGGACGCCACATCCACCtgagtaaaaaaattaaaaggtaTTAAAAAATAAGCAAGTCAATCAGGATTTCAGGGATTTTGACGTGTACAGTACAGGTTGTCACCTTCTGGGTGCGGCGGATTAACACAGCCGCAAAGAAACGCAAAGTCACTCTCAGCTCGTCCACAAACGCTTCATCATCGGTGATgtctctaaaaataaaaaaataaaaaaaagccattgtCACTCAGTGTAACACATATTATGTCTCACATGACAGAAAAAACTAAGTACAGAAAACTAGCTTACCTATACCAAGGATACACAAAATTTTCAAGAACAAGCTCCAGAATCTAAGGAGAAAAACATCCTTTTCATTAGATTAAAATGTCGATGAATGAATCAAATGGCAGTTTGAAAATAATCCATGCCTGAATTACCTCTGACAGAGAAGCGTCAACCTTTGAGGGAATTTTCAGGTCAAGCCACGGCTGATAATTTTCCAGTAATAGGGTCGGTctagcaattaaaaaaataagcatTAGAATCTTGACTGACCACTAGAGGGTGGTAAAACATcttttataatgtaataatacaaGCACGTTCATGAGAACCTAATGTGTATATAGACAAACGCAATTgtcatgaaagaaaaacaacaattgtgCCAGTTTAGCATAGTTTCTAAGTcgttttatttgatttacacTGTCTGTTACCTGTATAAGTAAAGCCAGTGTTAGTAGTAGACAATGTAGCATTGGTACTCAGTGTGTTGCAAGACTTAATCAATTCAGCACAGCTATTGTTGACACAACAGATAAGGTGACAATAAAACACTGTACACTCACAGCTTCTATCCCTTTGTCCTACTCAGTAATcaggtcactcactcactcactcacctgtgCCTTTTGCACTTGATTTTTCCACACACGGCACAGCTGTGTCCCAGTGGGAACAACTCCTGTTGGTACGACTGCAAGAGAGCGTTTATAAAGATGAACAACAGTTATGGGGGTCCTGCCATTATTGTGCctcttattttctctgttttcaacCTACCTTTCTGTGctcatttgtttgtctgtctgtgagcagcacaactcaaaaagtaaacaacagaTTTTGATGACATTCTGAGGATGTAGGGTGTGGACTGAGGAGGACATAATCAGATTTTGGTGGGGGAAACTGCATTGGATGACTGTTATAATTGGATATGGGTGATAAGTTATAGCAACATGGATCTTTTTACTCTTGTAAACCATGATATTTTACATGAAAGCAATTATGAATACATGTGAATAGGAAGGATTCATATATTAAGTAAATTAAGTTATTGGTGTATTAGAGCAGAATGGTTCATATttggatgatgtcattttgtAATGTTCAATCCTGTTTTGAAACTACAACACAATGAATATTAAACCTGAagttttacaacaacaaaaaacacacatcacaggCACAATGTCTgtaagaaaaatcacaattagatattgcACCCAATCCGTTATGGCCCATTGCTGACCCACCTTGATCTTTGGTTTGATGGAGACTAAGACATTGGGTAGCAAAGACTCAGGTCCCAAAGAGCAGTAGAAAGTGGCAACTCCAGCCAGGAAGGACCAAAACACGATAATAATGTGGATATATCTGTGAAACCATAACAAGTGCactgcaattaaaaaaagacattgaagCACTCCTGGATGTAAAGTGTAAGATGTAAGAAGAACAGTGTGCTCACCTGCTTAAAAGCACAGTGGACAGCAGCAGGACCAACAGCAGGAAGCAGAAGACGGGATACTGTCGGCCCAGCTCTCTGACCCGGTCCACTTTTATCCCGCGCCTCAGTTTTCGTAGACGATCTCTGATGCATCCCATCCTCAACTGTGCACATGTATCTCACTGCATATTACTGGGAAATAACGAACACTACACTGGGGCTGCCTGACTAAGGGTGTGCACTGCAGCAGCGACCTTCGAGCACCATCATTTCGTCATTTTTTAGCGACAGCTTCGTTTTTTCTTTACGCCATCAACACCAGCAGTTACTCACTGATTATGAACGGTGTAGTCCAGCAGCGACACCATCATGAATTTGCAGAAAGGCGGCGCAGGCTGCGTGTTTTGTATGATTCGGGTCAAATCGAGGTGCAGAACACGTACAGCTGTGTAACCACAGTGAGATTAGCGGCAGTACCGCGGCGGCATCTGCAGAGCACAGACCCCCGAGCTATCTCTCCGGACTTCGGCCACTCAGTGTTTAGCTTTGCGGCGCTCCAGCTGTCATTTCTGGGGTCCACCTTTCCTCTGTACGCTCTCCCTGCCCGTCAGCGTGTGATGTCACCTCCGTTGCTGCGTTTCCACGGACAGCAGTAGAAAACACTGGCGTTTCTCGTTTACAGGCATACAAGTGTAACAGCGACGATACTTGCGCAAAAAAACCGCTTGGTCTCAAAATGTAATACACTCCCAGTAAAAGGAGAGGCGTCTCTCCACCATGCGGGGGGGAGTATCGTTTAGCCGCTAGTGTATACCGAGGACGC
This genomic interval from Solea solea chromosome 18, fSolSol10.1, whole genome shotgun sequence contains the following:
- the LOC131444387 gene encoding sorting nexin-14-like isoform X1 gives rise to the protein MGCIRDRLRKLRRGIKVDRVRELGRQYPVFCFLLLVLLLSTVLLSRYIHIIIVFWSFLAGVATFYCSLGPESLLPNVLVSIKPKIKSYQQELFPLGHSCAVCGKIKCKRHRPTLLLENYQPWLDLKIPSKVDASLSEILELVLENFVYPWYRDITDDEAFVDELRVTLRFFAAVLIRRTQKVDVASLITQKLLKVSMKHIEIISKARQKVKNSECLQQAALEEYGPDLHVALRSRRDELLYLRKLTEMLFPYILPPKATDCRSLTLLIREVLAGSVFLPSMDYLADPDTVNHLILIFIDKSPPEEATEPTSTLVPFLQKYSDTRNKKPSVLKLELKEIREQQDLLFRFMNFLKQEGAVHVLQFCLSVEEFNDKILRPELSDSEKMLLHEEVKKIFETYCLDESVDKIRFDPFIVEEIRNITDGPYEEVVKLQTMRCLFEAYEHVLSLLENVFTPMFCHSDEYFRQLLRGAESPARNSKMSRNSLSLDDIRPWDWSPESPSSLFTASGSTSPASFNSLHVQSTNFTTFPYGSLSHRHSSPKNTSKRGESFGISRIGSKIKGVFKSTTMEGAMLPSYGLVEGEDDMVEEAMMVLEDDSPMEAASTPSTPRNLSAWNITIPYIDFYDDDVKRERIPVFCIDVERNDRKAVGHETEHWSVYRRYLEFYVLESKLTEFHGSFPDAQLPSKRIIGPKNYEFLTSKREEFQVYLQKLLQHPELSNSQLLADFLSPHSMESQFLDKMLPDVNLGKIIKSVPSKLIKEKGQHLEPFIQSFFNSCESPKPKPSRPELTILSPTSENDKKLFNDLFKNNASRSELTEKRHNQNYFLEMITVDGLYDYLMYVGRVVFHIPDWLHHLLMAGRILFKNTLETYTDYYLQYKLDQVVQEHRLVSLITLLRDTVFCESSPPRSAQDKQNRAKKTFEEMMSYIPDLLGKCIGEEAKYEGVRLLFEGLQQPVLNKQLTYVLLDITIQELFPELNKSLFPLQGQKETTVMAPWM
- the LOC131444387 gene encoding sorting nexin-14-like isoform X4 — translated: MGCIRDRLRKLRRGIKVDRVRELGRQYPVFCFLLLVLLLSTVLLSRYIHIIIVFWSFLAGVATFYCSLGPESLLPNVLVSIKPKIKSYQQELFPLGHSCAVCGKIKCKRHRPTLLLENYQPWLDLKIPSKVDASLSEILELVLENFVYPWYRDITDDEAFVDELRVTLRFFAAVLIRRTQKVDVASLITQKLLKVSMKHIEIISKARQKVKNSECLQQAALEEYGPDLHVALRSRRDELLYLRKLTEMLFPYILPPKATDCRSLTLLIREVLAGSVFLPSMDYLADPDTVNHLILIFIDKSPPEEATEPTSTLVPFLQKYSDTRNKKPSVLKLELKEIREQQDLLFRFMNFLKQEGAVHVLQFCLSVEEFNDKILRPELSDSEKMLLHEEVKKIFETYCLDESVDKIRFDPFIVEEIRNITDGPYEEVVKLQTMRCLFEAYEHVLSLLENVFTPMFCHSDEYFRQLLRGAESPARNSKMSRNSLSLDDIRPWDWSPESPSSLFTASGSTSPASFNSLHVQSTNFTTFPYGSLSHRHSSPKNTSKRGESFGISRIGSKIKGVFKSTTMEGAMLPSYGLVEGEDDMVEEAMMVLEDDSPMEAASTPSTPRNLSAWNITIPYIDFYDDDVKRERIPVFCIDVERNDRKAVGHETEHWSVYRRYLEFYVLESKLTEFHGSFPDAQLPSKRIIGPKNYEFLTSKREEFQVYLQKLLQHPELSNSQLLADFLSPHSMESQFLDKMLPDVNLGKIIKSVPSKLIKEKGQHLEPFIQSFFNSCESPKPKPSRPELTILSPTSENDKKLFNDLFKNNASRSELTEKRHNQNYFLEMITVDGLYDYLMYVGRVVFHIPDWLHHLLMAGRILFKNTLETYTDYYLQYKLDQVVQEHRLVSLITLLRDTVFCESSPPRSAQDKQNRAKKTFEEMMSYIPDLLGKCIGEEAKYEGVRLLFEGLQQPVLNKQLTYVLLDITIQELFPELNKVN
- the LOC131444387 gene encoding sorting nexin-14-like isoform X2, with the translated sequence MGCIRDRLRKLRRGIKVDRVRELGRQYPVFCFLLLVLLLSTVLLSRYIHIIIVFWSFLAGVATFYCSLGPESLLPNVLVSIKPKIKSYQQELFPLGHSCAVCGKIKCKRHRPTLLLENYQPWLDLKIPSKVDASLSEILELVLENFVYPWYRDITDDEAFVDELRVTLRFFAAVLIRRTQKVDVASLITQKLLKVSMKHIEIISKARQKVKNSECLQQAALEEYGPDLHVALRSRRDELLYLRKLTEMLFPYILPPKATDCRSLTLLIREVLAGSVFLPSMDYLADPDTVNHLILIFIDKSPPEEATEPTSTLVPFLQKYSDTRNKKPSVLKLELKEIREQQDLLFRFMNFLKQEGAVHVLQFCLSVEEFNDKILRPELSDSEKMLLHEEVKKIFETYCLDESVDKIRFDPFIVEEIRNITDGPYEEVVKLQTMRCLFEAYEHVLSLLENVFTPMFCHSDEYFRQLLRGAESPARNSKMSRNSLSLDDIRPWDWSPESPSSLFTASGSTSPASFNSLHVQSTNFTTFPYGSLSHRHSSPKNTSKRGESFGISRIGSKIKGVFKSTTMEGAMLPSYGLVEGEDDMVEEAMMVLEDDSPMEAASTPSTPRNLSAWNITIPYIDFYDDDVKRERIPVFCIDVERNDRKAVGHETEHWSVYRRYLEFYVLESKLTEFHGSFPDAQLPSKRIIGPKNYEFLTSKREEFQVYLQKLLQHPELSNSQLLADFLSPHSMESQFLDKMLPDVNLGKIIKSVPSKLIKEKGQHLEPFIQSFFNSCESPKPKPSRPELTILSPTSENDKKLFNDLFKNNASRSELTEKRHNQNYFLEMITVDGLYDYLMYVGRVVFHIPDWLHHLLMAGRILFKNTLETYTDYYLQYKLDQVVQEHRLVSLITLLRDTVFCESSPPRSAQDKQNRAKKTFEEMMSYIPDLLGKCIGEEAKYEGVRLLFEGLQQPVLNKQLTYVLLDITIQELFPELNKGQKETTVMAPWM
- the LOC131444387 gene encoding sorting nexin-14-like isoform X3 translates to MGCIRDRLRKLRRGIKVDRVRELGRQYPVFCFLLLVLLLSTVLLSRYIHIIIVFWSFLAGVATFYCSLGPESLLPNVLVSIKPKIKSYQQELFPLGHSCAVCGKIKCKRHRPTLLLENYQPWLDLKIPSKVDASLSEILELVLENFVYPWYRDITDDEAFVDELRVTLRFFAAVLIRRTQKVDVASLITQKLLKVSMKHIEIISKARQKVKNSECLQQAALEEYGPDLHVALRSRRDELLYLRKLTEMLFPYILPPKATDCRSLTLLIREVLAGSVFLPSMDYLADPDTVNHLILIFIDKSPPEEATEPTSTLVPFLQKYSDTRNKKPSVLKLELKEIREQQDLLFRFMNFLKQEGAVHVLQFCLSVEEFNDKILRPELSDSEKMLLHEEVKKIFETYCLDESVDKIRFDPFIVEEIRNITDGPYEEVVKLQTMRCLFEAYEHVLSLLENVFTPMFCHSDEYFRQLLRGAESPARNSKMSSPWDWSPESPSSLFTASGSTSPASFNSLHVQSTNFTTFPYGSLSHRHSSPKNTSKRGESFGISRIGSKIKGVFKSTTMEGAMLPSYGLVEGEDDMVEEAMMVLEDDSPMEAASTPSTPRNLSAWNITIPYIDFYDDDVKRERIPVFCIDVERNDRKAVGHETEHWSVYRRYLEFYVLESKLTEFHGSFPDAQLPSKRIIGPKNYEFLTSKREEFQVYLQKLLQHPELSNSQLLADFLSPHSMESQFLDKMLPDVNLGKIIKSVPSKLIKEKGQHLEPFIQSFFNSCESPKPKPSRPELTILSPTSENDKKLFNDLFKNNASRSELTEKRHNQNYFLEMITVDGLYDYLMYVGRVVFHIPDWLHHLLMAGRILFKNTLETYTDYYLQYKLDQVVQEHRLVSLITLLRDTVFCESSPPRSAQDKQNRAKKTFEEMMSYIPDLLGKCIGEEAKYEGVRLLFEGLQQPVLNKQLTYVLLDITIQELFPELNKSLFPLQGQKETTVMAPWM
- the LOC131444387 gene encoding sorting nexin-14-like isoform X6 — protein: MGCIRDRLRKLRRGIKVDRVRELGRQYPVFCFLLLVLLLSTVLLSRYIHIIIVFWSFLAGVATFYCSLGPESLLPNVLVSIKPKIKSYQQELFPLGHSCAVCGKIKCKRHRPTLLLENYQPWLDLKIPSKVDASLSEILELVLENFVYPWYRDITDDEAFVDELRVTLRFFAAVLIRRTQKVDVASLITQKLLKVSMKHIEIISKARQKVKNSECLQQAALEEYGPDLHVALRSRRDELLYLRKLTEMLFPYILPPKATDCRSLTLLIREVLAGSVFLPSMDYLADPDTVNHLILIFIDKSPPEEATEPTSTLVPFLQKYSDTRNKKPSVLKLELKEIREQQDLLFRFMNFLKQEGAVHVLQFCLSVEEFNDKILRPELSDSEKMLLHEEVKKIFETYCLDESVDKIRFDPFIVEEIRNITDGPYEEVVKLQTMRCLFEAYEHVLSLLENVFTPMFCHSDEYFRQLLRGAESPARNSKMSRNTSKRGESFGISRIGSKIKGVFKSTTMEGAMLPSYGLVEGEDDMVEEAMMVLEDDSPMEAASTPSTPRNLSAWNITIPYIDFYDDDVKRERIPVFCIDVERNDRKAVGHETEHWSVYRRYLEFYVLESKLTEFHGSFPDAQLPSKRIIGPKNYEFLTSKREEFQVYLQKLLQHPELSNSQLLADFLSPHSMESQFLDKMLPDVNLGKIIKSVPSKLIKEKGQHLEPFIQSFFNSCESPKPKPSRPELTILSPTSENDKKLFNDLFKNNASRSELTEKRHNQNYFLEMITVDGLYDYLMYVGRVVFHIPDWLHHLLMAGRILFKNTLETYTDYYLQYKLDQVVQEHRLVSLITLLRDTVFCESSPPRSAQDKQNRAKKTFEEMMSYIPDLLGKCIGEEAKYEGVRLLFEGLQQPVLNKQLTYVLLDITIQELFPELNKSLFPLQGQKETTVMAPWM